A DNA window from Paenibacillus andongensis contains the following coding sequences:
- a CDS encoding PD-(D/E)XK nuclease family protein — MNKNPLQRKVLLVPSLAQGHQWLEQISRVYGPVLNTEVRTLESWSMERLKLQLAKRKLRFIPHSESKWILYRLLQEESESTSSYLSGVALTPGFNHAFHRSVLELRGAGVTADQLLVEDFENEKKGLFVKKLLGRYEEELHRNKLVDFAGLSTLTAQVQLTNESMIVDPFVIRTEMEHKLLQALTRGKHVTLSVGHEFTDQRANFPVENSEFFHALGPIAEVREVMRRMMGSSIAWDHVEIIASDYEKYAAAIYTVTSSVGVRCTFSEGLTIGITNAGKAVKLYLDWLESGYNVDPILSALKQGIIRFKDERYEGVTTSSQVRELECAGIGWGRERYKLLGHLAALKEVTEERSQSLLTLDRVFHQLLNQLTEATLSSPEKLIHAVVDFLENHCLLKEENDYQVLSGLQALEQSLKAAGELSMNTSLAIQYLRSDLDQMRIQCTSTPSPGHLHVASLNTGGQTGRPYTSIVGMSESNWAFSVRQDPVLLDDERLRISPNLQVSSDRVARKIDERNSRLDMIEGHCVMSYCSYDLADQKECMPAFEMLQIFRRKSGLVDADYEAMHQDMKEVVGYVTDRSDIFMDAIDLWMPNLLSSESRIFNGQEAVYATYSHLKDGKLAVEARLDSKCSSYDGLVKMGEQPDQLPVNMDFSASKLEQYARCPLQFFYKEILGVRVKDAAVYNRTRWLDAMQRGSLVHEIYSRYLMELKSRRTHSTDPITHDQSLLHAITEEVIQLYLVQVPAPSAHIFQKEAASILKDVEIFYANEQHRTSIPVFTELQLHGEELPMQLELSDELTIPIRGYVDRVDEIAPHRYKIFDYKTGNPRKYKQNECFSGGTQLQLPLYGAAVEQWMRESGFDPEAQVVDSAYYFPTERGMGEEVSRSQTRRDDLTSLLQAILGSMKHGVFPPTNEPKICSWCEYRVVCGAHAEQFEEKRTAPENAHRLGHILEVNRYA, encoded by the coding sequence ATGAACAAGAATCCTTTGCAGCGTAAGGTGCTACTTGTACCAAGTCTTGCGCAGGGACATCAATGGCTGGAACAGATAAGCCGAGTGTATGGGCCGGTATTAAACACCGAGGTGCGAACGCTGGAATCATGGTCAATGGAACGCCTCAAGCTGCAATTGGCGAAGCGCAAGTTACGGTTTATTCCCCATTCAGAATCGAAGTGGATCCTGTATAGATTGCTTCAGGAAGAGTCAGAGTCCACATCATCCTATCTCTCAGGGGTTGCATTAACTCCCGGGTTTAACCATGCGTTCCATCGTTCGGTTTTGGAGCTGCGCGGTGCAGGTGTGACAGCGGATCAATTGCTCGTCGAGGATTTTGAGAATGAGAAAAAAGGTCTGTTTGTAAAAAAATTGCTCGGACGGTATGAGGAAGAGCTGCATCGAAATAAACTTGTAGATTTTGCAGGACTGAGTACACTTACTGCACAGGTTCAGCTAACAAATGAGAGCATGATCGTAGACCCTTTCGTGATTCGAACAGAGATGGAACACAAACTGCTGCAAGCACTCACGCGTGGAAAGCATGTTACATTATCTGTTGGTCACGAATTTACGGATCAGCGCGCCAATTTCCCTGTTGAAAACTCGGAATTCTTCCATGCATTGGGGCCAATCGCGGAAGTGCGTGAAGTCATGCGCCGAATGATGGGCAGCTCGATAGCATGGGATCATGTAGAGATCATTGCTTCCGACTATGAAAAGTACGCTGCCGCTATTTATACGGTTACTTCTTCTGTAGGCGTCAGATGTACATTCTCGGAAGGGCTAACAATTGGAATTACGAATGCAGGCAAGGCAGTAAAGCTATACCTAGATTGGCTGGAATCAGGCTATAACGTTGACCCTATTTTATCTGCCCTAAAACAAGGGATTATTCGCTTCAAAGATGAGCGGTATGAAGGAGTGACCACGTCGAGCCAGGTGCGTGAATTGGAGTGTGCAGGTATTGGCTGGGGAAGAGAAAGATATAAGCTATTGGGACACTTGGCTGCTTTGAAAGAAGTTACAGAGGAAAGAAGCCAATCTCTTCTGACTCTTGATCGTGTTTTTCATCAGCTACTCAATCAATTAACGGAAGCAACATTAAGTTCTCCTGAGAAACTGATCCATGCAGTCGTGGATTTTCTGGAAAACCACTGCCTGCTAAAAGAAGAAAATGATTATCAAGTCCTCAGTGGACTTCAAGCATTAGAACAATCTTTGAAAGCTGCCGGTGAGCTATCGATGAATACATCGTTAGCTATTCAGTATCTGCGCAGTGATCTGGATCAAATGCGGATACAATGCACAAGTACGCCTTCGCCCGGACATCTTCACGTTGCGTCCCTTAACACTGGAGGCCAAACCGGCAGACCCTATACTTCTATTGTCGGTATGAGTGAAAGCAATTGGGCTTTTTCCGTTCGGCAGGATCCTGTACTGCTAGACGATGAGCGGCTTAGAATCAGCCCGAATCTTCAGGTTAGCTCTGATCGGGTAGCGCGAAAGATAGATGAGCGGAATAGTCGGCTAGATATGATTGAGGGTCACTGCGTAATGAGTTATTGCTCTTATGATCTAGCAGATCAAAAGGAGTGCATGCCAGCCTTTGAGATGCTGCAAATATTCCGCAGGAAATCAGGTCTAGTCGATGCGGATTATGAAGCTATGCATCAGGATATGAAAGAGGTCGTGGGATATGTTACCGATCGATCTGATATATTCATGGATGCAATTGATTTGTGGATGCCAAATCTTCTCTCGAGCGAATCTCGAATTTTTAATGGTCAAGAAGCTGTATATGCTACTTACTCGCATTTGAAAGACGGTAAATTGGCGGTAGAGGCTAGATTAGATAGTAAGTGTTCTTCTTACGATGGACTCGTTAAAATGGGAGAGCAGCCTGATCAATTGCCGGTAAATATGGATTTCAGCGCTAGCAAGCTTGAGCAGTACGCAAGATGTCCTTTGCAATTTTTTTATAAGGAGATTCTGGGGGTTCGTGTAAAAGACGCAGCGGTCTATAATCGTACGCGATGGTTGGATGCGATGCAGCGTGGAAGCTTGGTGCATGAAATTTACAGTCGATATTTGATGGAGCTAAAAAGTCGCCGCACTCATTCAACGGACCCTATAACGCATGATCAATCGCTGCTGCACGCCATAACTGAGGAAGTTATTCAATTGTATTTGGTTCAAGTACCTGCTCCGAGCGCACATATTTTTCAAAAGGAAGCGGCAAGCATACTGAAGGATGTTGAGATTTTTTACGCGAACGAACAGCATAGGACTTCCATTCCCGTATTTACGGAGCTGCAGCTTCATGGAGAAGAATTGCCTATGCAGTTAGAGTTGAGTGACGAGTTAACCATTCCAATTAGAGGATATGTGGACCGTGTGGATGAGATCGCTCCCCATCGTTACAAAATTTTCGATTACAAGACCGGTAATCCTAGAAAATACAAGCAAAATGAATGCTTTTCAGGCGGCACACAGCTGCAACTTCCTTTATACGGGGCTGCGGTAGAACAGTGGATGAGAGAGAGCGGTTTTGATCCAGAGGCGCAGGTCGTGGATTCAGCATACTATTTTCCGACCGAGCGGGGAATGGGAGAGGAAGTTAGTCGTTCACAAACGCGGAGGGACGACTTGACATCACTGCTTCAAGCCATACTGGGTTCAATGAAACATGGTGTTTTTCCACCAACGAATGAGCCGAAGATTTGCAGCTGGTGTGAATACAGAGTGGTTTGTGGAGCCCATGCGGAGCAGTTTGAGGAGAAAAGGACTGCGCCTGAAAACGCCCATAGACTTGGTCACATTTTGGAGGTGAACCGCTATGCTTAA